In Risungbinella massiliensis, a single window of DNA contains:
- a CDS encoding hydrogenase maturation nickel metallochaperone HypA/HybF, whose product MHEMSLMSEIVKLVSDDASLKGFKNIENIEVIVGELSNVLPDALELAFYYFQRKRIGMINENTQLHIKREKAKAKCQTCQLEFEPDYQIALCPECKLANCLLISGETFRVESYEGRGTHEN is encoded by the coding sequence ATGCATGAGATGTCATTGATGTCAGAGATTGTTAAGCTTGTGTCTGATGACGCTAGTTTAAAAGGTTTTAAGAATATCGAAAATATTGAAGTGATTGTAGGAGAGCTTTCAAATGTGTTGCCTGATGCTTTAGAGTTAGCATTTTATTACTTCCAAAGAAAAAGGATAGGCATGATTAATGAAAATACGCAACTACATATTAAACGGGAAAAGGCGAAAGCGAAATGCCAAACTTGTCAACTTGAGTTTGAACCTGATTACCAAATCGCACTTTGCCCAGAGTGCAAACTAGCAAACTGTTTACTTATATCTGGTGAAACATTCAGAGTAGAATCTTATGAAGGAAGAGGTACACATGAAAATTAA
- the groL gene encoding chaperonin GroEL (60 kDa chaperone family; promotes refolding of misfolded polypeptides especially under stressful conditions; forms two stacked rings of heptamers to form a barrel-shaped 14mer; ends can be capped by GroES; misfolded proteins enter the barrel where they are refolded when GroES binds) codes for MAKQIEFSEDARRAMLRGVDALANAVKVTLGPKGRNVVLERKFGSPLITNDGVTIAKEIELEDAFENMGAQLVKEVATKTNDVAGDGTTTATVLAQAIIREGLKNVAAGANPMVLRKGIEKAVAVAVKEIHNIAKPIEGKESIAQVAAISANDDEVGKYIADAMEKVGKDGVITVEESKGFDTELETVEGMQFDRGYISPYMITDSDKMEAVLEDPYILITDKKITNIQDILPIVEKVAQQGRQLLIIAEDLEGEAQATLILNKLRGIFTAVAVKAPGFGDRRKAMLQDIAILTGGQVVTEELGLDLKTSGLEVLGRTRQVRVTKENTTIVDGHGNEEEIATRVRQIRQQIEETTSEFDREKLQERLAKLAGGVAVIKVGAATETELKEKKLRIEDALNATRAAVEEGIVSGGGTALVNVIRAVAELEASMPASDEKTGVSIIKRSLEEPVRQIAHNAGLEGSVIVERLKKEEVGIGFNALSGEWVNMIQAGVVDPAKVTRSALQHAASVASMVLTTEAVVADLPEENKGGAPDMGAMGGMGGMM; via the coding sequence ATGGCGAAGCAAATCGAATTTAGCGAAGATGCACGTCGCGCAATGCTGCGTGGGGTAGATGCCCTTGCAAATGCAGTAAAAGTAACCCTCGGACCAAAAGGTCGTAACGTTGTTCTAGAACGTAAATTTGGATCTCCTCTGATCACCAACGATGGGGTAACCATCGCAAAAGAGATCGAATTAGAAGATGCATTTGAAAACATGGGTGCACAATTAGTAAAAGAAGTAGCTACCAAAACAAACGATGTAGCAGGTGACGGAACTACAACTGCTACTGTACTTGCTCAAGCGATCATTCGCGAAGGTTTGAAAAACGTAGCTGCTGGTGCTAACCCAATGGTATTGCGTAAAGGAATTGAAAAAGCAGTTGCAGTAGCTGTAAAAGAGATCCACAACATCGCAAAACCAATCGAAGGCAAAGAGTCTATCGCACAAGTTGCTGCGATCTCTGCTAACGATGATGAAGTTGGTAAGTACATTGCAGATGCAATGGAAAAAGTAGGGAAAGATGGCGTAATCACTGTAGAAGAATCCAAAGGGTTTGATACCGAACTGGAAACAGTAGAAGGTATGCAATTCGATCGTGGTTACATCTCTCCATATATGATTACTGATTCGGATAAAATGGAAGCTGTTTTGGAAGATCCATACATCCTAATCACCGACAAAAAAATCACCAACATCCAAGATATTCTGCCAATCGTAGAGAAAGTGGCTCAACAAGGTCGTCAACTTCTCATCATTGCAGAAGATTTGGAAGGGGAAGCTCAAGCTACCCTCATTCTTAACAAACTACGTGGTATCTTCACCGCAGTAGCAGTAAAAGCTCCTGGCTTTGGTGATCGTCGTAAAGCAATGCTTCAAGACATTGCGATCTTAACTGGTGGTCAAGTAGTTACCGAAGAACTCGGCCTCGACCTCAAAACTTCTGGTCTAGAAGTATTGGGACGCACTCGCCAAGTTCGTGTAACCAAAGAAAACACTACCATTGTAGATGGACATGGAAACGAAGAGGAAATCGCTACTCGCGTTCGCCAAATCCGTCAACAAATCGAAGAAACTACTTCTGAATTTGATCGTGAAAAACTACAAGAACGTCTTGCGAAACTTGCTGGCGGTGTAGCGGTGATCAAAGTCGGAGCAGCTACCGAAACCGAACTAAAAGAGAAAAAACTTCGTATCGAAGATGCTCTTAACGCTACTCGTGCGGCAGTAGAAGAAGGAATCGTATCTGGTGGTGGTACTGCCCTTGTTAACGTAATCCGTGCTGTAGCAGAACTAGAAGCTTCCATGCCTGCAAGCGATGAGAAGACTGGTGTCTCCATCATCAAGCGTTCCTTGGAAGAACCAGTTCGTCAAATCGCTCACAATGCTGGTCTCGAAGGATCCGTTATCGTAGAGCGTCTCAAAAAAGAAGAAGTTGGCATTGGATTCAACGCACTGTCTGGCGAATGGGTTAACATGATCCAAGCTGGTGTAGTGGATCCTGCTAAAGTTACTCGTTCTGCACTTCAACATGCTGCATCTGTTGCTTCCATGGTACTTACTACCGAAGCAGTAGTAGCAGATCTACCTGAAGAAAACAAAGGTGGAGCTCCTGACATGGGTGCCATGGGCGGAATGGGCGGCATGATGTAA
- the groES gene encoding co-chaperone GroES produces MIKPLGDRVVLEAVEKEQKTASGFVLPESAKEKPQEGRVVAVGAGRLDDNGNRVALEVQVGDTVIYSKYAGTEVKYGEKEYLVLRESDLLAVVE; encoded by the coding sequence TTGATCAAACCTTTAGGGGATCGTGTGGTACTAGAAGCAGTAGAGAAGGAACAAAAAACCGCTAGTGGTTTTGTGCTACCAGAATCTGCGAAAGAAAAACCACAAGAAGGACGTGTAGTAGCAGTAGGAGCTGGACGTCTAGATGACAACGGAAACCGTGTTGCACTCGAAGTACAAGTTGGAGATACTGTGATCTACTCCAAATATGCAGGTACCGAAGTGAAATATGGCGAGAAAGAATATCTCGTTCTTCGTGAAAGTGACCTCTTGGCTGTAGTAGAGTAA
- the tatC gene encoding twin-arginine translocase subunit TatC, with the protein MTSEKIEPYLEHLSELRNRAFWVAVVFVVTLVLGFIYAGDIFRWFTKDTVDHITLNALSPGDPLKVYMQIAFLTACFLTIPFFLLQVWLFVRPGLFEHEQKATAMYLPFVFLLWIGGFCFAYFVIYPLVLHFTSQISDQLGIHEFFGIYQYFSFMMNIVVPVSLLFELPVIVLFLTRIRLITPMLLQKVRRIAYLLLVIISAMIAPPDLASNLLIAIPLLILYEVSIGLSTWLYRKMEREMQMTESDEEGLNT; encoded by the coding sequence ATGACATCAGAAAAAATAGAACCTTATTTAGAGCATCTCTCTGAATTGCGAAATCGCGCTTTTTGGGTGGCAGTAGTCTTTGTGGTAACTCTAGTTTTAGGTTTTATCTATGCTGGAGATATTTTCCGCTGGTTTACAAAAGATACAGTGGATCATATTACATTAAATGCACTCAGTCCTGGTGACCCACTAAAAGTGTATATGCAAATTGCATTTTTGACCGCTTGTTTTTTAACTATTCCGTTCTTCTTACTACAGGTTTGGTTATTTGTCCGTCCGGGCTTGTTCGAACATGAACAAAAAGCAACTGCCATGTATCTTCCGTTTGTATTTCTTCTGTGGATTGGTGGATTTTGCTTTGCTTATTTTGTGATTTATCCCTTAGTGCTCCATTTTACCAGTCAGATATCTGATCAACTGGGGATTCATGAGTTTTTCGGGATATATCAGTACTTTAGCTTTATGATGAATATTGTCGTACCCGTCTCATTACTGTTTGAACTACCTGTAATCGTACTATTTCTTACGCGGATAAGACTTATTACTCCTATGTTGTTACAGAAGGTGCGGCGGATTGCTTATTTGTTGCTAGTAATTATCTCTGCCATGATCGCTCCACCTGACTTGGCTTCTAATCTACTGATCGCCATTCCGTTATTGATCTTATACGAAGTAAGCATTGGTTTATCTACTTGGTTATATCGGAAAATGGAACGAGAAATGCAAATGACTGAATCAGATGAGGAAGGCTTAAATACATAA
- a CDS encoding redox-sensing transcriptional repressor Rex, producing the protein MNMSETKIPQVTAKRLPLYYRYLEKLHAIGKQRISSADLSEALQIDPATIRRDFSYLGELGKKGYGYNVTYLLQFLRGFLKQDEVSNVILVGVGNLGTALLKYNFYRSHNTKIVAGFDQDPQKIGTDIDGIPIYSMSRLQEVIQLHQVEVAILTVPVNVAQATIDKLVKVGIRGVMNFTPARLTVPTSVRVHHIDLTSELQTLIYFLKKFPDGETETDMELSD; encoded by the coding sequence ATAAATATGTCCGAAACGAAAATTCCTCAAGTAACTGCCAAGAGATTGCCGTTATATTATCGTTATTTGGAGAAGCTTCATGCGATTGGGAAACAGAGGATTTCTTCAGCTGATCTAAGCGAAGCCTTACAAATTGATCCAGCTACTATTAGACGGGATTTTTCCTATTTGGGTGAGCTAGGAAAAAAAGGATATGGATATAACGTAACGTATTTGTTGCAGTTCTTACGTGGATTTTTAAAACAAGATGAAGTGAGCAATGTTATCTTAGTAGGAGTTGGGAATTTAGGAACCGCACTCTTAAAATATAACTTTTATCGAAGTCATAACACCAAAATCGTAGCAGGTTTTGATCAAGACCCCCAAAAAATTGGTACTGATATAGATGGAATTCCAATCTATTCGATGAGTCGACTTCAAGAGGTAATCCAACTGCATCAAGTAGAAGTAGCAATTTTGACGGTTCCAGTCAATGTAGCACAAGCCACTATCGATAAATTGGTAAAAGTGGGAATTCGGGGTGTCATGAACTTTACACCTGCTAGATTGACAGTACCAACTTCTGTACGAGTTCATCATATCGATTTAACTTCGGAATTACAGACGCTTATTTACTTTTTGAAGAAGTTCCCAGATGGAGAGACAGAGACCGATATGGAACTCTCCGATTAA
- a CDS encoding 5-formyltetrahydrofolate cyclo-ligase codes for MKRTQSKTEARKMYRERRMKLVENKDWVAEQITHHMTRWQKYQQSHTILCYSAIQDELSCDKIIENAWNHNKRVCLPKVMAKGKMEPFVVESWKDLTHGAFGILEPDRNKCNFVKPEEIDLALLPGIAFDQNGYRLGYGGGYYDRFFELYPSIYRGGLTDRELLIETVFPEAHDQRVDFVMTQTGLQLFSS; via the coding sequence ATGAAGAGAACCCAAAGCAAAACTGAGGCACGGAAAATGTACCGTGAACGAAGGATGAAGCTAGTAGAGAATAAAGACTGGGTAGCAGAACAGATAACTCATCATATGACAAGGTGGCAAAAGTATCAGCAATCTCACACGATATTATGTTACTCTGCCATTCAGGACGAACTGAGCTGTGATAAAATTATAGAAAATGCGTGGAATCATAACAAAAGAGTTTGTTTGCCAAAGGTGATGGCAAAAGGGAAAATGGAACCCTTTGTTGTGGAGAGTTGGAAAGACCTAACACATGGTGCTTTTGGCATCTTAGAGCCTGATCGCAATAAGTGTAACTTCGTAAAACCAGAGGAGATTGATTTAGCGCTCTTACCTGGAATCGCCTTTGACCAAAATGGTTATCGATTGGGCTATGGTGGAGGATACTATGATCGTTTCTTTGAGCTATATCCCAGCATTTATCGAGGAGGCTTAACTGATCGGGAACTCTTGATTGAAACGGTTTTTCCAGAAGCACATGATCAAAGAGTTGATTTTGTGATGACCCAAACAGGGTTACAGCTCTTTTCATCATGA
- a CDS encoding ABC-F family ATP-binding cassette domain-containing protein, with product MLLRTDNIWKSFGERDVLQDISIQINAGERVGLIGANGAGKSTLLKILTGEYLPDQGIVQTAKQLEIGYLAQNTGFFSEKTIWDELLDIFAPVRQLEAQMRQLEQQMGQTKTLENETKYQKILERYAELQSLFEEKGGYRYEARMRGALTGLGLGKINWQETSISQLSGGQKTRVLLAKLLLTEPGLLILDEPTNYLDIEAVTWLEQMLLQYSGAILLVSHDRYFLDRLVNIVYELENHQATRYVGNYSKYVELKKEAEEQQRKQAAAQAKEIQKLEEFVERNIARASTSKRAESRRKTLEKIERIEAPSAQQAPAAIRFETAVTSGRQVLQVNNLTIGYEKPLVNSLSFQIERGEHIALLGGNGLGKSTLLKTIAGEIPALSLDAMRLGTNVELDYYEQEHRDLNLDKQVIDELWDAHPNLDQTSIRNYLGQFLFRGDEVFQKVEKLSGGEKARLSLAKRLLNKANFLLMDEPTNHLDLASKEQLEEALEDFPGTILFVSHDRYFIHRIATRIWELTPEGIQDYRGDYEWYLEQKALEKESSQDSSSKESTLTQAEQWRQNEKATKRKQKQHQQKVEQLESEISELEKQIQQIQEELCLPEVYEDSKKSLMYQQNLQELEQTRDAKTEEWMHLLEASP from the coding sequence ATGTTACTTAGAACGGACAACATATGGAAATCATTTGGAGAGCGAGATGTCTTACAAGATATTAGTATACAGATAAATGCTGGCGAACGGGTAGGTCTGATTGGAGCAAACGGAGCTGGAAAATCCACACTGCTCAAAATTTTGACTGGAGAATACCTTCCAGATCAGGGAATCGTCCAAACTGCCAAACAACTTGAGATCGGATATTTAGCTCAAAATACAGGCTTCTTTTCCGAGAAAACGATTTGGGACGAGCTACTCGATATCTTTGCTCCTGTTCGCCAATTAGAAGCACAAATGAGACAACTCGAACAACAAATGGGGCAAACCAAAACACTAGAAAACGAAACGAAATACCAAAAGATATTAGAACGCTATGCAGAGCTTCAATCCCTTTTCGAAGAAAAAGGTGGTTATCGATATGAAGCTCGTATGAGAGGAGCACTTACTGGATTAGGGCTTGGAAAAATAAATTGGCAAGAGACTTCTATATCACAACTGTCAGGTGGACAAAAAACACGCGTACTATTAGCCAAGCTACTTCTAACAGAACCAGGTCTGCTCATTCTCGATGAGCCGACTAACTATCTAGATATCGAGGCGGTTACTTGGTTAGAACAAATGCTGCTCCAATATTCAGGAGCTATCTTACTGGTTTCCCATGATCGCTATTTCCTCGATCGTCTTGTTAATATCGTTTATGAATTAGAAAACCATCAAGCAACGAGATATGTTGGAAACTATAGCAAATATGTAGAATTAAAAAAAGAGGCGGAAGAACAACAGCGAAAACAAGCAGCAGCCCAAGCCAAAGAAATCCAAAAACTAGAAGAGTTTGTGGAACGTAATATCGCTCGTGCTTCCACTTCAAAACGTGCAGAAAGCAGACGCAAGACATTAGAAAAAATTGAGCGGATCGAAGCTCCCTCTGCACAACAAGCACCCGCTGCTATTCGCTTTGAAACTGCTGTTACTAGTGGGAGACAAGTACTTCAAGTGAATAACCTCACCATTGGTTATGAGAAACCTCTCGTAAATTCCCTTTCCTTTCAGATTGAACGTGGAGAGCATATCGCCCTTCTTGGTGGAAACGGATTAGGAAAATCAACATTACTCAAAACCATCGCTGGAGAAATTCCCGCTCTGTCCTTGGATGCCATGCGATTAGGTACCAATGTAGAACTCGATTACTATGAACAAGAACATCGCGATCTCAACTTGGACAAGCAAGTAATTGACGAATTATGGGATGCTCATCCCAATCTAGATCAAACCTCTATTCGTAACTATTTAGGTCAATTTTTATTTCGAGGAGACGAGGTTTTTCAAAAAGTAGAAAAATTGAGCGGTGGCGAAAAAGCACGACTCTCTCTTGCGAAGAGATTATTGAACAAGGCAAACTTTTTATTGATGGATGAGCCGACCAACCATTTAGATCTCGCCTCTAAAGAACAATTAGAAGAAGCACTAGAAGATTTTCCAGGCACTATCCTATTTGTTTCTCATGATCGATACTTTATCCATCGAATCGCTACTCGAATATGGGAGCTAACACCAGAAGGAATTCAGGATTATCGTGGAGACTATGAGTGGTATCTCGAACAAAAAGCACTAGAAAAAGAGTCCAGCCAAGATAGCTCCTCAAAAGAGAGTACTCTCACCCAAGCAGAACAATGGCGCCAGAACGAAAAAGCGACCAAACGCAAACAAAAGCAACATCAACAAAAAGTAGAGCAGCTGGAGTCGGAAATCAGTGAGTTAGAAAAACAGATCCAACAGATTCAGGAAGAGCTTTGTCTACCAGAAGTATACGAAGACAGCAAGAAGTCTTTAATGTACCAACAAAATCTACAAGAACTAGAGCAGACACGAGATGCGAAAACAGAAGAGTGGATGCACCTTTTGGAAGCATCACCATAA
- a CDS encoding tryptophan-rich sensory protein yields the protein MRKVQMLHVWNLVSFAILLLLYFVLPIGEQISLIAGQINSLFKPAEYAYGIWIPIYLLLAIWIFYRITTTNNQEIYLRIGYWLPINFGLNALWIYLFTERLFFLSLINILLILISLIFIYFTIQNSSTKTLFFRLPFSLYLGWISVATIEHFFIVLEVNGVNELLGFSEIVWTVILLLVGGIISLIFTNANQDISYSLGFIWAYITIIIQRNDVLPVVIAAWLVVGVLLATVAYQIYRFFQGNRQGVV from the coding sequence GTGAGGAAAGTACAAATGCTACATGTATGGAATCTTGTTTCCTTTGCCATTTTATTGTTGCTCTATTTCGTTTTACCGATTGGTGAGCAAATATCTCTCATTGCTGGACAAATAAATAGCTTGTTTAAACCTGCAGAATATGCTTACGGAATCTGGATTCCTATTTACCTTTTACTTGCGATTTGGATTTTCTATCGTATAACAACAACTAATAATCAAGAGATCTATCTGCGAATTGGTTATTGGTTACCAATCAATTTTGGGTTGAATGCGCTATGGATCTATCTGTTTACTGAAAGGTTATTCTTTCTCTCCTTGATCAATATACTTTTAATACTCATCTCCCTCATCTTTATTTACTTCACTATACAAAATTCATCTACCAAAACACTCTTTTTTCGGCTTCCGTTTTCCCTTTACTTAGGCTGGATTTCGGTAGCTACTATTGAACATTTCTTTATCGTTTTGGAGGTAAATGGAGTAAACGAACTGCTCGGATTTAGTGAAATCGTTTGGACTGTGATCCTACTATTAGTTGGAGGAATCATTAGTCTGATTTTCACCAATGCCAATCAAGACATTTCATACTCTTTAGGCTTTATCTGGGCTTATATCACCATTATCATACAGCGTAATGATGTGTTGCCGGTGGTTATTGCTGCTTGGCTAGTTGTAGGAGTGCTACTAGCAACGGTAGCTTATCAAATTTATCGTTTTTTTCAAGGAAATCGGCAAGGAGTCGTTTAA
- a CDS encoding aminopeptidase P family protein, which translates to MNQSFFVRNRKKLAETLANESLTVLFAGQAPHKSADDKYMFVPNRNFYYLTGIDEPNVILVINKAGDTLEEILFIEKADPAMEKWVGKKLSKEDAQAISGVKTIMYLNSFESTLTRTFFKEDIKRVYLDLERRDWTNPQTKGLSFAKHIRENYPHIAIENVYTAICKQRVFKTAEEVGKIKMAIEVTKEGIYNVLKHAKKGMMEYELEAHFDFILKSSGIKHHAFDTILASGKNATILHYQHNDSKINKGDLVLLDLGAQKDYYNADISFTFPASGTFSKRQKQFYNIVLKALKETTALIKPGLKYEALNQHAKKVLTEECKKIGLIQDDAEISKYYDHRVGHFLGLDTHDVGSYKDMVLKPGMVITIEPGLYIEEEAIGIRIEDDVLVTEDGHENLSKDIIRTVEEIENFMAANNPYVKEKQTINT; encoded by the coding sequence TTGAACCAATCATTTTTTGTTCGAAATCGCAAAAAGCTAGCGGAAACGCTGGCGAATGAATCTCTTACCGTTCTGTTTGCGGGACAGGCGCCACATAAATCTGCAGATGATAAATACATGTTTGTACCGAATCGAAATTTTTATTATTTGACTGGAATTGATGAACCAAATGTCATTTTAGTCATAAACAAAGCAGGCGATACGCTTGAAGAAATACTTTTCATTGAAAAAGCGGATCCAGCTATGGAAAAATGGGTCGGAAAAAAATTGTCGAAAGAAGATGCACAAGCGATTTCTGGCGTGAAAACCATCATGTATCTAAACAGCTTTGAGTCTACACTGACACGCACATTTTTTAAGGAGGACATTAAGCGTGTATATTTAGATCTTGAGCGCCGTGATTGGACGAATCCGCAGACGAAGGGACTGTCGTTTGCCAAGCACATCAGAGAAAACTATCCGCATATTGCCATAGAAAATGTGTATACGGCAATTTGTAAGCAGCGCGTATTCAAGACTGCTGAAGAGGTTGGAAAAATAAAGATGGCGATCGAGGTTACTAAAGAAGGTATTTACAATGTCTTGAAGCATGCAAAGAAAGGCATGATGGAATATGAACTGGAGGCGCATTTTGACTTCATATTAAAATCTTCTGGCATTAAGCATCATGCATTCGATACAATTTTAGCGAGTGGCAAAAATGCAACCATCCTCCATTATCAGCATAATGATTCCAAAATTAACAAGGGGGACTTGGTGCTACTTGACCTCGGTGCGCAAAAAGATTATTACAATGCCGATATCAGCTTCACATTCCCTGCAAGCGGAACATTCTCTAAACGCCAAAAGCAGTTTTATAACATCGTGTTAAAGGCGTTAAAAGAAACAACGGCTCTTATCAAGCCAGGCTTGAAGTATGAAGCATTGAACCAGCATGCAAAGAAGGTTCTGACGGAAGAATGCAAGAAAATCGGCTTGATTCAAGATGACGCTGAAATCTCTAAGTATTACGATCATAGAGTCGGCCACTTCCTCGGATTAGATACACATGATGTAGGCTCGTATAAGGATATGGTGCTGAAACCTGGCATGGTCATTACTATTGAACCGGGTTTGTATATTGAAGAAGAAGCGATCGGCATCCGTATTGAAGATGATGTATTGGTAACGGAAGACGGGCACGAAAACTTGTCAAAAGACATTATCAGAACAGTAGAAGAAATCGAAAACTTCATGGCGGCAAATAATCCATACGTGAAAGAGAAACAAACTATTAATACGTAA
- a CDS encoding aldo/keto reductase: protein MKKRVLGHNGPLVSQVGLGCMGMSWLYGKADRNESIATIHAALEKGITLIDTGDLYGDGHNELLIREALQGISRDNAFIAVKFDGKLHSPDKGHNRPQTIKNFLADTLQRLGVGYIDLYQPSRVDPNVPIEETIGAIADMVKAGYVRYIGLSEVGVDTIRRAHAVHPISWLQMEYSLFNRDVELNILPTLRELGISLSAYGVLSRGLLSGVWSKDRVLGSEDKRSKAPRFANDNLEKNLALVEALRKIADEKQATVAQLAIAWVLSRGEDVIPLVGARKRSQLQDSLGSLDLNLDSHDLSRIEKAVPSELVAGEYYPVPRKKWFF from the coding sequence ATGAAAAAGCGAGTACTTGGTCACAACGGTCCGTTGGTTTCCCAGGTTGGACTTGGTTGTATGGGGATGTCATGGTTATATGGTAAAGCTGATCGAAACGAGAGCATTGCAACAATCCACGCAGCACTGGAAAAAGGTATTACCCTTATTGATACAGGGGACTTATATGGTGACGGTCACAACGAATTACTGATACGTGAAGCTTTACAAGGGATAAGTAGGGACAATGCGTTCATTGCAGTAAAATTCGATGGAAAGCTACACTCACCGGACAAAGGGCATAACCGCCCTCAAACAATAAAGAACTTTCTTGCAGATACTTTGCAACGCCTAGGTGTCGGATACATCGATCTTTATCAACCGTCTCGCGTCGATCCAAACGTACCGATTGAAGAAACTATCGGGGCAATTGCTGATATGGTAAAAGCGGGATATGTGCGTTACATTGGTCTTTCAGAAGTAGGAGTGGATACTATTCGTCGCGCGCATGCTGTACACCCAATTAGTTGGCTACAAATGGAATATTCACTATTCAATCGGGACGTCGAATTAAATATTTTGCCAACTTTACGGGAATTAGGTATTTCGCTTTCGGCTTATGGTGTTCTCTCAAGAGGATTGCTGAGTGGTGTATGGTCAAAAGATCGCGTGTTAGGTTCGGAGGATAAGCGTAGTAAAGCGCCACGTTTTGCTAACGATAATCTTGAAAAAAATTTAGCCCTTGTCGAGGCTTTACGTAAAATTGCTGATGAAAAACAAGCAACTGTTGCTCAGCTTGCCATAGCATGGGTTCTATCTCGAGGTGAGGATGTTATCCCATTGGTTGGGGCGAGAAAGCGATCACAACTTCAAGATTCACTCGGTTCCCTTGACCTAAACTTAGATTCACATGATCTTTCACGGATCGAAAAGGCTGTACCTTCAGAACTTGTCGCTGGTGAATATTACCCCGTACCTCGAAAAAAATGGTTTTTCTAA
- the tsaD gene encoding tRNA (adenosine(37)-N6)-threonylcarbamoyltransferase complex transferase subunit TsaD: protein MEKKTDCLVLGIETSCDETSASVVRGGKEVLSNVVSSQMDLHRRFGGVVPEVASRKHVERITYVIDQALTDAKVTKKEIDAVAVTQGPGLVGALLVGVAAAKAFAFAQGIPVVPVHHIAGHIYGNHLVTPLEFPLVSLVVSGGHTELIWMPEHNRFEKLGKTRDDAAGEAFDKVARLLNLPYPGGPQIERLATQGTPQYDLPRAWLEPGSLDFSFSGLKSAVMMLMQKKKQKGEQLNQEDLAASFQDAVLEVLVEKSIKAVKDTGAKRLLLAGGVSANSGLRIRLKERCEEEGIELTIPPLELCTDNAAMIAAAGTYQYWDGVRGDSTLNANPGLTLTS, encoded by the coding sequence ATGGAAAAGAAAACGGATTGTTTGGTACTTGGAATTGAGACTAGTTGTGATGAGACCTCTGCTTCGGTAGTTCGAGGTGGGAAAGAAGTCTTATCCAATGTAGTTTCCTCTCAAATGGATCTACACCGCCGATTTGGAGGTGTCGTTCCAGAAGTAGCTTCACGGAAGCATGTGGAACGAATTACGTATGTAATCGATCAGGCGTTAACAGATGCAAAAGTTACGAAAAAAGAGATCGATGCTGTAGCTGTCACCCAAGGACCTGGCTTAGTTGGAGCCTTATTAGTTGGAGTAGCCGCAGCCAAAGCATTTGCATTTGCACAAGGAATCCCAGTCGTTCCTGTTCATCATATCGCAGGACATATATATGGTAATCACTTGGTAACACCACTTGAGTTTCCTTTAGTCTCATTGGTCGTCTCTGGAGGCCATACAGAACTGATTTGGATGCCGGAACACAATCGATTTGAAAAGCTAGGAAAAACGAGAGATGATGCAGCTGGCGAAGCATTTGATAAAGTAGCTCGTCTACTGAACTTACCATATCCAGGAGGTCCGCAGATTGAACGCTTGGCAACTCAGGGTACCCCTCAATACGATCTGCCCCGAGCTTGGTTAGAACCGGGTTCTCTTGATTTTAGCTTTAGTGGGTTGAAATCTGCAGTTATGATGTTGATGCAAAAAAAGAAACAAAAAGGAGAACAGCTAAATCAAGAAGATCTCGCTGCTAGTTTCCAAGATGCAGTGTTGGAAGTCTTGGTAGAGAAGTCAATCAAAGCAGTAAAGGATACTGGTGCCAAAAGATTGTTACTGGCAGGGGGAGTTTCTGCTAATAGCGGTTTACGGATTCGATTAAAAGAGCGTTGTGAAGAAGAGGGAATCGAGTTGACTATTCCTCCATTGGAGCTATGCACGGATAACGCTGCTATGATTGCGGCAGCGGGAACCTATCAGTATTGGGATGGGGTACGCGGTGATAGCACCCTAAATGCAAACCCAGGATTGACTTTAACTTCGTGA